In Chitinophagales bacterium, the sequence GGGAATTTCTTTATTTTAGTTCTAAAGTCTGCTAAAATGGATCTGCAATCAAGAAAAATAGAATTTGTACAGGAGTTTTTAAAGCTTGAAAATGAAGCACTGGTTTCACATTTTGAGCAATTGCTACGGAACATAAAAAAAGAAAGCACAACAGAGGAAGTAAAAGCCTTAAGCGTTGAAGAACTTAACAAAAGAATAAAGCAGTCTGAATTGGATTTTGAAGAAGGAAAATTTAAATCCAGCACCGAACTCTTATCGAAGTACAAACAATGAGCTGGAAAGTAATTTGGTCAAACTTTGATACCCGGCAGAATCCCACTAAAATTTCGAGAGAAAAGTGATTTGAAAATCAAAAATAAATTTACTCCGAAAACTTAAACTATGATGTATAGCGGTCAGACAGATTTTCTAATAGACTGTAAACCATGTCCAATAATATTCATAGCTTTAAAAAGTGAGCTGTCAGACCGCTGGGGTCAAAAACCAATCTTCAAAGCAAAACACTTCTAATTTCCCTGCACTTCCTCATAAGCATTTTGCAGAAAATCCACCAGCTCTTTTACATAATGTGATAAGAAATGGAAGCGGATGCGCCCAAAAGCGCACAATGATCTTTATTTCATTCCAGCTATTTATTTTGTCTTAATTAATTGTTATTTTTAACAACTTATTAAGATAAATGAAGTATCTCACTTTTGAAAAAGCGATGCAGACCTTTCCTGTATTTTCAATAAAGGATATTGAAAAACAATTTCCCGGTTTTGACCGCAGGCGCCTGGTAGAATGGCAGGAAAAAGGCTATTTGACTAAGATCAGAAGAGGTTTTTACTACCTGAGTGTTAAAAGGAAAGACCAGGATTTGCTCTACTTTGCCGCCAATAAAATCTATTCTCCTTCCTATATATCGCTGGAAAGCGGCTTGGCATTTTATGGGTTAATTCCGGAAGCTGTATTTAGTACTATTTCCGTATCTACAAGAAACACGGCAAGTTTTGATACTCCTGTTGGACATTTTAAATACAGGCATATTAAACCAACTTTATTCTTTGGATACAAGCTGATCAAAACGGAGGGTGTTGCCCCAAAAATTGCAGAAGCCGAAAAGGTAATCCTGGACTATTTATACCTGAACAAGGTCAATTCCTTTGATGAAATGGAGGCGCTTCGATGGAATAAAGCGCAAATTATTGAGATCATTGATTTTCAAAAGCTCAACCGGTATTTGAAAGTATTTGATTCACTTGTGCTGAACAAAAGAATAAATCTGTTCAAAAAAATAATGCATGCTTAGTTTAGAAGAAATAAAACCGTACTACCCTCAAAAACTGCAGCAATTCGATCGCTTTATTTTGCGGGAATACCTGCAATATAAAATTCTGGAGATCATATTTGATAGTCCTTTTGCGAGTAAATTGTCTTTTTTAGGCGGCACCTGCTTACGCATTGTGCATGGAAACAAGCGCTTTTCTGAAGACCTGGATTTCGACAATTTCAATCTTTCCATGAAAGATTTTAAAGAGATTACAGCTATCGTTCAAAAAGAATTGGAACAACTTGGCTATGGTGTAGAAATGCGCAATATAGAAAAAGGAGCTTATCATTGCTACATCCGTTTTCCGGGAATACTGTATGCCGAAGGCCTGAGCAATCACCGGGAAGAGAAAATATTGATTCAGCTTGATACAGAGCCGCATCATTACAAATACCAACCCGAACAACCAATGCTCAATAAGTTTGATGTATTTACCCAAATCAATGCAACACCTGTAAATATTTTGCTGGCTCAAAAGTTTTATGCCGTTATCAACCGAAAAAGAAACAAAGGAAGGGACTTCTTTGACATTGTCTTTTTACTGGGACTTGGTGCTACCTCTGATTACGAATACCTTTCAGCTAAATTAGAAATTGACAATGCAGATGCTTTGCGACAAAGAATTTTAGACAAATGTGCACAAATTGACATGAAAGCAATGGCTTCGGATGTTGAGCCCTTTTTATTTGAACCTAAAGATGAAAAGAAAGTGCTTTTGTTTCCTGAATATATGGAGCAGGTTAAGCTGTAAAAGATGCATACATCTCCATCCCAACTACTAAAGAATAAATAAAAAAAGCCCAGCTCATCACGAATTGGGCTTTGTTATTTAGAAAGGAAATGGAGTGTTAACCCTGCACCTCTT encodes:
- a CDS encoding nucleotidyl transferase AbiEii/AbiGii toxin family protein, whose protein sequence is MLSLEEIKPYYPQKLQQFDRFILREYLQYKILEIIFDSPFASKLSFLGGTCLRIVHGNKRFSEDLDFDNFNLSMKDFKEITAIVQKELEQLGYGVEMRNIEKGAYHCYIRFPGILYAEGLSNHREEKILIQLDTEPHHYKYQPEQPMLNKFDVFTQINATPVNILLAQKFYAVINRKRNKGRDFFDIVFLLGLGATSDYEYLSAKLEIDNADALRQRILDKCAQIDMKAMASDVEPFLFEPKDEKKVLLFPEYMEQVKL